A region of the Leucobacter komagatae genome:
GCGCGACCTGCTCGGTGGCCACCGCATTCAGTTGTGGCTGCTCGTGCTCGGTACGCTCATGACAGCGCTCACCTGGTACATGGGGGCCGTCTCCTTCGGCACCATCTTCAAGTTCCTCGGCGCATAGCCGCGCCACAGAGAAAGGGGTATCGATGCTGCGGATCGATCTCAACAGCGACCTCGGTGAGCACTACGGCTCGTGGCGCATGGGCGACGACGAGAGCATGCTCGAAACCGTCACGAGCGCGAACATTGCCTGCGGCTTCCACGCTGGCGACCCGAAGACCGCGTTCACGACGGTGATGAGCGCGGTCGCGCGCGGGGTCACGGTTGGGGCGCACGTCGCCTACCCCGACCTCGCTGGTTTCGGGCGCCGCCCGATGACGCTTCCGGCCGACGAACTCGAGGCCGACGTGATCTACCAGATCGGGGCCCTGCAGGCGCTCGCAGCGGCGGCAGGCACCCAGGTTCGCTACGTGAAGCCCCACGGGGCCCTCTACAACAGCATCGCGTTCAACGAGGCAGAAGCCGCGACGGTGATCTCGGCGATCAAGCGGGTCAACCCCGAGCTCGCGCTCGTGTGCCTCGCGGGCTCGCCGCTCGTCGAGCAGGCGCGCGCTGCCGGGCTGCGCGCCGTGCCCGAAGCGTTCGCCGATCGCGCCTACGAGCCGACCGGAGCGCTGGTATCGCGAAGCGAACCCGGGGCCGTGCTGCACGAGCCCGAGCTCGTCTCCGCGCGCATGCTGCAACTCGTGCAGCACGGCACAGTGACGGCGCGCGACGGCAGCACCGTCGCCGTCGAGGCAGAGTCCATCTGCGTGCACGGCGACAGCCCCGACGCCGTCGGGATGGCGCGGGCGGTGCGCGCGCGACTGCTCGAAGCCGGCGTCGAACTCACGAGCTTCAGCGGGCCGGCGCTTCAATGACAACCCGTCCACCGAGCGTGAAGCCTGCGGGAACTACCGCCGCGCTCGTCGACTGCGACTCCCTCGACGCGGCGCTCGACGTGTTCGCAGCACTCTCGGTCGCACGCGAACGGGGCGAGTTTTACGCCGACGAGCTCGTACCTGCGGCGCAGACGGTGCTCGTGCTCGGGGGCGACGGCCGCGACCCGCGCGGGCTCGCTGCGAAGCTGCCGAGGCTGCTCGGCGCGTCTGACGCCGCGGCGCGAGCCGATCACGCCGGCCCCGAGGTCTCCATCCCGGTGCACTACTCGGGCCCCGACCTCGCCGAGGTCGCCGCCCTCACCGGCATGAGCGAAGAGGCCGTCGTCGCGCGCCACACCGCCGCGAGCTACGCGGTCGCGTTCACGGGGTTCGCGCCGGGCTTCGCATACCTCTCCGGCGGCGACCCCGCGCTCGCGGTCCCTCGACGCGAGACCCCACGCCCGCGCATCCACCCCGGGTCAGTCGGCCTCGCCGGGGCGTTCTCCGGCGTCTACCCGCGCGAGAGTCCCGGCGGCTGGCAGATCATCGGTTCGACGAGCGCGCAGATGTGGGACACCCAGCGCGAGCAGCCGGCGGTGCTTCTTGCCGG
Encoded here:
- a CDS encoding LamB/YcsF family protein; the encoded protein is MLRIDLNSDLGEHYGSWRMGDDESMLETVTSANIACGFHAGDPKTAFTTVMSAVARGVTVGAHVAYPDLAGFGRRPMTLPADELEADVIYQIGALQALAAAAGTQVRYVKPHGALYNSIAFNEAEAATVISAIKRVNPELALVCLAGSPLVEQARAAGLRAVPEAFADRAYEPTGALVSRSEPGAVLHEPELVSARMLQLVQHGTVTARDGSTVAVEAESICVHGDSPDAVGMARAVRARLLEAGVELTSFSGPALQ